The Paenibacillus sophorae genome has a segment encoding these proteins:
- a CDS encoding helix-turn-helix transcriptional regulator has translation MNAEARLEALSVFLKSQRAKISPLSAGLPGGTRRRTPGLRREEVAQLAGVSTTWYTWLEQGRDIKVSVSVLDNISKALRLTADERKYLHSLALDTHTGPEFPPETQSEIRPSLLKIIRELKYSPTIVTDRRCQIVGWNEAARHVFLDFEQVPAAQRNLIRLLFARKELQRLAVNWEDFVGGFLAIFRTYYGQYVDDEWYTEFIRDMDANHPDFDRLWQRSTVNNAPDVLIEFRHSKAGKMLFELTSMQVHGSADLRCIIYTPAANGTETKLMKMIQKL, from the coding sequence ATGAATGCCGAGGCCAGACTGGAAGCGTTATCCGTCTTCCTGAAATCGCAGCGCGCCAAAATTTCTCCCCTATCGGCTGGACTGCCCGGGGGCACCCGCAGAAGAACGCCGGGACTTAGACGGGAAGAAGTGGCTCAGCTTGCCGGCGTAAGCACAACCTGGTACACCTGGCTGGAACAGGGCCGCGACATCAAAGTATCCGTCTCCGTTCTCGACAATATCTCCAAAGCCCTCCGGCTTACCGCAGACGAACGGAAATATTTGCATTCGCTCGCGCTAGATACACACACCGGACCTGAGTTTCCTCCCGAAACTCAATCCGAAATCCGCCCTTCACTGCTTAAAATTATAAGGGAGTTAAAATATTCGCCAACGATTGTAACGGACCGCCGGTGCCAAATTGTCGGCTGGAATGAAGCCGCAAGACATGTGTTCCTTGATTTCGAGCAAGTTCCCGCTGCGCAGCGGAATTTAATCAGGCTGTTGTTTGCCCGCAAAGAACTGCAAAGGCTTGCCGTGAACTGGGAGGATTTTGTCGGAGGCTTTCTCGCCATATTCAGAACTTATTACGGGCAATACGTTGATGACGAATGGTATACCGAATTCATCCGCGATATGGACGCAAACCACCCGGATTTCGACCGCCTCTGGCAGCGCAGCACGGTGAACAATGCACCCGACGTGTTAATCGAGTTCCGGCATTCCAAAGCCGGCAAAATGCTGTTCGAGTTGACTTCAATGCAAGTCCACGGCAGCGCCGATTTACGGTGCATTATCTATACTCCGGCGGCCAATGGGACAGAGACAAAGCTCATGAAGATGATTCAGAAGCTATAA
- a CDS encoding GNAT family N-acetyltransferase, giving the protein MTIIMKKCTIEDLRMLQEISYETFNDTFGDLNTPENMKSYLERAFNLEKLEQELSNASSSFFFIYSNEELAGYLKVNVNEAHSDNIAGEALEIERIYINRKFQGQGLGKRLIQKGIEIAKEQNKKQVWLGVWEKNEGAIQFYHGMGFVESGAHSFYMGDEKQTDFIMVKTL; this is encoded by the coding sequence ATGACAATTATTATGAAGAAGTGCACGATAGAAGATTTACGCATGCTTCAAGAAATAAGTTATGAAACATTTAATGATACTTTTGGAGATTTGAATACGCCCGAAAATATGAAATCCTATTTGGAAAGAGCATTTAATTTAGAGAAATTAGAACAAGAATTATCTAATGCCAGTTCGTCTTTCTTTTTTATTTATAGTAATGAAGAGCTGGCTGGCTATTTAAAGGTTAATGTCAATGAAGCCCACTCAGACAATATTGCTGGCGAAGCGCTTGAGATCGAGAGGATTTATATAAACAGAAAATTTCAAGGGCAAGGTCTGGGGAAGCGTCTTATCCAAAAAGGCATAGAAATTGCGAAAGAGCAGAATAAAAAGCAGGTTTGGTTAGGCGTATGGGAAAAAAATGAGGGTGCAATCCAATTTTATCATGGAATGGGCTTTGTCGAGAGTGGAGCCCACTCCTTTTATATGGGAGATGAAAAACAAACGGATTTTATCATGGTTAAGACACTTTGA
- a CDS encoding YczE/YyaS/YitT family protein: protein MKTSGKPKYIFYGLGILILTLGASFTIQSGLGASPFDALLVGLSLNVGLTVGSWEIIIALILIGCNSLLKRQRPELLGLLTALITGLGIDTWLFLWRHLLIPELWFSKLVCFGIGLIVIGIGTAIYLHTNFAPMPVDRLMLIIRELSGMNILLSRTFIYILFLTMAILFDGPIGIGTLFTVCLGGPILSCFMPK from the coding sequence ATGAAAACGTCGGGTAAACCGAAATATATATTTTATGGATTGGGAATCTTGATACTAACCCTTGGTGCTTCTTTCACTATACAATCAGGCCTTGGAGCATCGCCTTTTGACGCGCTTTTGGTCGGGCTATCTCTGAACGTGGGTCTTACTGTGGGAAGCTGGGAAATCATCATAGCTTTAATACTGATTGGCTGTAATTCATTGTTAAAAAGACAAAGACCAGAATTATTGGGTCTGCTAACCGCCCTGATAACTGGTCTTGGTATTGATACATGGCTTTTTTTATGGCGTCATTTGTTAATTCCGGAACTATGGTTCAGTAAACTTGTTTGTTTTGGCATAGGCTTAATCGTTATAGGGATAGGAACCGCAATCTATTTACACACAAACTTTGCACCAATGCCGGTTGACCGTTTAATGCTAATCATTCGTGAATTAAGTGGAATGAACATACTCCTTTCAAGAACATTCATTTATATTCTCTTTTTGACAATGGCAATCCTATTCGATGGACCAATCGGCATTGGGACTCTATTCACCGTTTGTTTAGGAGGTCCGATTCTTAGTTGCTTTATGCCAAAATAA
- a CDS encoding 5'-deoxyadenosine deaminase has protein sequence MSGILIKNAELITMNKQEEILRGDIRIKDDLIAEIGSGLAPLAGETVIDATGRTIIPGFVQTHIHLCQTLFRGKADDLELMDWLRKRIWPLEAAHDGESLYYSAMLGIGELISSGTTTIVDMETVHHTDYAFQAIAKSGIRALSGKVMMDQKGGDVPEALQEDTAASLQESVDLLEKWNGYDGGRIRYAFSPRFVISCTEPLLTEVRDLSARYGVKVHTHASENQGEIEIVQAMTGMRNIVYLDHIGLANERLILAHCIWLDEQERRILRERGVHVSHCPGSNLKLASGIADTPGLIDEHVSVSLGADGAPCNNNLDMFNEMRLAALIQKPLHGPTAMDAKSVFRMATIGGAKAVGMENEIGSIEVGKKADLAILNLYNFHTFPSFDADPISRIVYSATRADVESTIINGKILMDRGLLKTVDKDTVLREADRSIQRLLARSPLG, from the coding sequence ATGAGTGGTATTTTGATCAAAAACGCGGAACTCATCACGATGAACAAACAGGAGGAAATCCTGCGCGGTGACATCCGGATCAAGGACGACTTGATCGCGGAAATCGGCAGCGGCCTAGCACCGCTTGCGGGAGAGACGGTGATCGACGCCACGGGGCGGACCATAATCCCCGGCTTCGTGCAGACGCATATTCATTTATGCCAGACGCTGTTTCGGGGCAAAGCGGACGATCTGGAGCTGATGGATTGGCTGCGCAAGCGTATTTGGCCGCTCGAAGCGGCGCATGACGGGGAGTCGCTCTATTATTCCGCCATGCTCGGCATCGGGGAACTGATCTCCAGCGGGACGACGACGATTGTCGATATGGAGACGGTGCACCATACGGATTACGCGTTTCAGGCGATTGCAAAGAGCGGTATCCGCGCCCTCTCCGGCAAGGTCATGATGGACCAGAAGGGCGGGGATGTGCCCGAGGCGCTTCAGGAGGATACGGCGGCCTCGCTTCAGGAGAGCGTGGATCTGCTGGAAAAATGGAACGGGTATGACGGCGGGCGCATCCGCTACGCTTTTTCCCCGAGGTTTGTGATTTCCTGCACCGAGCCGCTGCTGACCGAGGTCCGTGATTTGTCGGCGCGTTACGGGGTTAAAGTGCATACCCATGCTTCCGAGAATCAGGGGGAGATCGAAATTGTGCAGGCTATGACCGGTATGCGCAATATCGTGTACCTGGATCATATCGGGCTGGCGAACGAACGGCTCATTCTGGCCCACTGCATTTGGCTGGATGAGCAGGAGCGGCGCATTTTGCGGGAGCGGGGCGTGCATGTCAGCCATTGTCCGGGCTCCAACCTGAAGCTGGCGTCCGGCATCGCCGACACGCCGGGGCTGATTGACGAGCATGTCTCGGTGAGCCTTGGCGCGGACGGCGCTCCCTGCAACAACAACCTTGATATGTTCAATGAAATGCGGCTGGCCGCGCTAATCCAGAAGCCGCTGCACGGGCCGACAGCGATGGACGCTAAATCCGTGTTCCGGATGGCGACAATCGGCGGAGCCAAGGCGGTTGGGATGGAAAATGAAATCGGCAGCATCGAGGTCGGCAAGAAAGCGGACCTGGCGATCCTGAACCTGTACAACTTCCATACGTTCCCTTCCTTTGATGCGGACCCGATCTCCCGGATCGTGTATTCGGCGACGCGCGCGGACGTGGAGAGCACGATCATCAACGGTAAAATCCTGATGGACCGGGGTCTGCTGAAGACGGTCGATAAAGATACCGTGCTGCGTGAGGCGGACCGTTCCATTCAAAGACTGCTGGCCCGCTCGCCGCTGGGGTAA
- a CDS encoding NAD(P)-dependent oxidoreductase, which produces MKNIAWIGTGHMGLPMARNLLKAGHSLHVYNRTAEKAEPLRGEGAVICRTAGEAAAEADLIFLMLTKGETVREVLSGEEGVLAKLRPKAVVVNMSTIGPEEAKEFARITGEAGGIYVDAPVSGSVGPAVQAQLVILAGGDSDAVEACRPYFDKLGKATIHFGDVGAGSSAKLAINLLLGVVAQGVGEALLFAEASGLDRELVLRMISESAVSTKLFEGKKEMYVKEEYPSAFMISLVAKDLGLLTDEARRAGIRLPLAEAAGETYAAADRSGKGAMDMAAVWLQLK; this is translated from the coding sequence TTGAAAAACATTGCATGGATTGGAACGGGGCACATGGGGCTTCCCATGGCCCGCAATTTGCTGAAGGCGGGCCACAGCCTGCATGTTTATAACCGGACGGCGGAAAAGGCCGAGCCGCTCAGAGGGGAAGGAGCCGTCATTTGCCGCACGGCGGGGGAAGCCGCCGCAGAAGCCGATCTGATCTTTCTGATGCTGACCAAAGGCGAAACGGTCCGGGAGGTTCTGTCGGGAGAAGAAGGCGTTCTTGCAAAGCTCCGTCCGAAAGCTGTTGTCGTGAATATGAGTACAATCGGCCCGGAGGAAGCCAAGGAATTCGCCCGGATTACCGGTGAAGCTGGAGGAATTTATGTAGATGCGCCCGTATCCGGCTCGGTAGGGCCCGCGGTGCAAGCGCAGCTCGTCATCCTGGCAGGCGGAGACAGCGATGCGGTTGAGGCTTGCCGGCCTTATTTTGATAAACTGGGAAAAGCGACTATCCATTTCGGAGATGTCGGAGCGGGCAGCTCCGCCAAATTGGCGATCAACCTGCTGCTCGGCGTGGTTGCCCAAGGAGTGGGCGAAGCGCTGCTGTTTGCGGAAGCGTCCGGACTTGACCGTGAATTGGTGCTGCGGATGATTAGTGAATCAGCCGTATCCACGAAGCTGTTCGAGGGCAAAAAAGAAATGTATGTAAAAGAAGAGTACCCCTCTGCCTTCATGATCAGCCTCGTTGCCAAGGATCTAGGGCTGCTGACAGATGAAGCGCGCCGTGCGGGCATCCGGCTGCCGCTCGCCGAAGCTGCCGGGGAAACGTATGCAGCCGCTGACCGGAGCGGCAAGGGAGCGATGGATATGGCGGCCGTATGGCTGCAATTGAAGTAG
- a CDS encoding GNAT family N-acetyltransferase has protein sequence MEHDIRKGRIEELEQIMALIAECIRVMREGGSDQWDESYPNAEIITEDIERGTLYVWEEDGAPAAILVLDENQAEQYGEIEWVQPEGPNLIMHRLAVHPRVQGKGIARRLVAFAENFAAEQGYKSIRMDTYAKNAKALELYRRLGYEIRGEVKFPGRTANFPVMEKILASAG, from the coding sequence GTGGAGCATGACATCAGAAAAGGAAGAATAGAAGAGCTTGAGCAGATTATGGCGCTGATTGCCGAATGCATACGGGTAATGCGGGAGGGCGGAAGCGACCAGTGGGATGAAAGCTATCCGAACGCTGAAATTATTACTGAGGACATAGAGCGGGGAACGCTGTATGTGTGGGAAGAGGACGGGGCTCCTGCCGCAATTTTAGTGCTGGATGAGAATCAGGCCGAGCAGTATGGGGAAATCGAATGGGTACAGCCGGAAGGGCCCAATTTGATCATGCACCGTCTTGCGGTTCATCCTCGGGTTCAGGGAAAAGGAATCGCGCGCCGATTGGTTGCGTTTGCCGAGAATTTTGCCGCTGAACAAGGATATAAGAGCATCCGAATGGATACATACGCCAAAAACGCCAAGGCGCTAGAGCTGTACCGGCGTCTCGGTTACGAGATTAGGGGCGAGGTCAAATTCCCTGGACGGACGGCTAATTTCCCCGTGATGGAGAAGATTCTGGCGTCTGCCGGGTAG
- a CDS encoding GNAT family N-acetyltransferase has protein sequence MCSITGGNRGELDSIFVLQDFRGSGIGQELMTLSLGWFKTNSIENIAISVLFGNDEALPFYEKFGFYPRTYVLSK, from the coding sequence ATCTGTTCAATAACTGGAGGAAACCGGGGGGAGCTGGATTCTATCTTTGTTCTGCAAGATTTCAGAGGCAGTGGTATTGGTCAAGAGCTGATGACATTATCGCTTGGCTGGTTTAAGACAAACAGCATTGAGAATATTGCGATCTCAGTATTGTTCGGGAATGATGAGGCATTGCCTTTTTATGAAAAATTCGGATTCTACCCAAGAACCTATGTACTATCCAAATGA